A section of the Gasterosteus aculeatus chromosome 10, fGasAcu3.hap1.1, whole genome shotgun sequence genome encodes:
- the edn1 gene encoding endothelin-1, which produces MGHIDREPADQRSITGSLCVGLIHWMVILATTGGLLALSRTGVMDMCIWISALSLMHTWIICAVLSAPAAQTPAASTDAPPRRHVRNKRCSCATFLDNECVYFCHLDIIWVNTPERVVAYGLGSAPRTRRALADPRCQCLRQNDVTCTNFCQLESPPRYETDTAMRAAEAGACAGPQCKLKLAGDTDTIKRMKKGNKQRVSPPAIRAAPSLLLKRWRERQRHRSRAREGERAALH; this is translated from the exons ATGGGCCACATTGACAGAGAGCCTGCCGATCAGAGGAGCATCACCGGGTCCCTTTGCGTCGGACTGATACACTGGATGGTTATTTTGGCCACTACTGGAGGATTACTCGCTCTCTCGAGGACTGGAGTCATGGACATGTGCATTTGGATTTCCGCGTTGTCACTGATGCACACCTGGATTATCTGCGCAG TGCTGTCGGCGCCCGCAGCGCAGACACCCGCTGCCTCCACCGACGCGCCGCCGCGGCGCCATGTGCGCAACAAACGCTGCTCCTGCGCCACTTTCCTGGACAACGAGTGCGTCTACTTCTGCCACCTGGACATCATATGGGTCAACACTCCTGA GCGCGTGGTCGCGTACGGACTGGGCAGCGCTCCCCGGACGAGGCGCGCGCTCGCGGATCCTCGCTGCCAGTGTCTGCGCCAAAACGACGTGACCTGCACAAACTTCTGCCAGCTGGAGAGCCCCCCCAG GTATGAGACGGACACGGCGATGCGCGCCGCCGAGGCCGGTGCGTGTGCGGGGCCGCAGTGCAAACTCAAGCTGGCGGGCGACACGGACACGATTAAGAG gatgaaGAAGGGCAACAAGCAGCGGGTCTCGCCTCCGGCCATCAGGGCGGCCCCGAGTCTGCTGCTCaagaggtggagggagaggcagCGCCACCGGTCGAGGGCGCGGGAGGGCGAGCGCGCGGCCCTTCACTAA